The Vulcanimicrobium alpinum sequence GGGGCGACGGTCGCGACGACCGTTCCATCCGGGAGGATGATGTCGACCGAACCTTCGACGACGACGTACATCGCGTCGCCCTGGTCGCCCGCACTGAACACGACCTCGCCAGCTTTCAACGCACGGAGCGACGGGTCGTTATGGAACATGTCAAGATTCGCCATCTCGATCTCCGGACGTGAGTGCCGCTGGTGCTGAAGATGCGCCGAGGCGCCGAGCGGTTTCGACCGCCGCGAGCCCGTCGGCTGCTCCCAGTTCGAAGACGCGATCGATATCGGCCTGCCTGCCGAACGCGAGCGAGGCGAGCCGGAGGGGGACGGTCGGGCCGATCACCCGCAGATCGACGAAGCGTTTTCCCTCCGGGGCGCTCCCGTGATGGACCTGTTCGTTGACGGCGCGCGCGAACTTCAATTCGAGTTCGAGGATGTGTTCGGCGACGATGTCGTGGACCGTTGCGGCCAGATGCCCGAGCGTCGGGACCCTGCGGTCGCGATACTGCAGACCGCTGTGCTGTAGCAGGATGACGGTGACGTGATCGGCTCCGGCGTCGATTGCCTGGCGGATCGGGGCGTTGTTCGAAAGTCCGCCGTCGGCGAACTGCGCCGGCGTCCCATCTTCCAGCGTCACGCTCACCGGCGCGAAGGCGCCGGGCAGAGCGGACGAGGCGCAGAGCGCGTCGAGGACGTTCGCATCGGTCAGCCGGTGCGCGTCGGCTTGCGCGGCGAAGTACGCGCGCTCCCGTTCGGCCGCGTCGTCCCCGCGAAATAGCGCGAACGATGCATTGCCGCCGCGGGTCAGATCGGTCACTCCGACGATCATGGTCCGCTTGATCGCCGCGACCGACGCGTACGGCCGAAGGAGTTCGCGCATCGGCGTCTGGTCGTAGAAGCCGAGCATCGAGCGCAGTTCCTTGAGCCGTCCCAGCGCGGAGAGCGTGCGCAGCAGACCGCGCACCGGATGACGGCGCACCGCGAGCAGCGACGCCAGCGGCTCGGCCGTTCGCAGCACGTGGGCGCCGGCGATCGAGCGCCAGAGCGTTTTGAGCAGGTCGGGGCGGTCGAGCGCGACGGGAAGTCCGTTGAGCGCGCCGACCGACGAACCGCAGACGATGTCGAACGACTCGGCGGCGAGCAGTGATTCCAGCACGCCGGCCGCGTACACGCCGCGCGCAGCGCCGCCGGTCAGGACGAGCGCGCGCCGCAGCGCACGTTCGGATTCAGATCGCATAGTTCCACGTGTTCCAGAAGGTGGTGACGGCCGAGGCTGGCGCGTATCCTTGCAGATCGTCGTTCGCGATGTCGAAACGCCGGGAGAACCACATCGTGAACTCCGGAAGTTCGGCGGTCACGATGTGCTGGATTCGTGTGTAGGCCTTCGCGCGTGCCGCGCGGTCGAAGGTTCCGAGCGCGATCGCTTCCTGCGCGTCGACCTCGCGATTGCAGTAGCGAAAGGTGTTGTAGCCGTGGGGCGGCCACTCGCTGCACAGGTAGAGCGCGGAGTCGTCGGGATCGGCGCCGGCGACCCACGAGGAGAATTCGACGTCGTACTTGCCGGTCTGCACGATCCCGCCCTCACCGAACGATGAGAACATCAGCGCCGAAGCGTACGTCTTCACCTCGGCGTCGATTCCGACGTCGCGCCATGCCGATTGCGCCAGCACGGCAAGGCGTGCGGCGGTGGCGCTGCCGGTCGTCGAGGCGATCTCGACGCGCAGACGCCGGCCGTTCTTCGACCGGATTCCATCGGAGCCGAGTTTCCAACCGGCGCGATCGAGGATGGCGCGGGCCTGAGCCGGATCGTACGGGATCGAGCGCAGTCCTCGCGCGTGCGCCCAGGAGAATGACGGCTGATCGCCCTCGCCGAGCAGGTTGACCCCGAAGGTGATTTTGTCGATGAGCGTTTTGCGGTCGGTGGCGTAGGCGATCGCGCGGCGCACGGCCGGGTCCGACATGACGGGACGCTTGGTGTTGAACCCGAGCCGCGAGTACTGCGCGAACGGTGTCAAGATCACGTGCGTCCCTTCGATGTGCGACGCGATCGGATAGTTTGTCGACGACGCATTGTACCACAGATCGATTTCGTGCGTGCGCAGGCTGGTCGCGAGCGTGTTCTCATCGGGGATCGCGCGGTACTGAATCTCGCTCAACTTCGGGCGGCCGCGCCAGTAGTGAGGATTGGCAGTCATGCGCAACATTTGTCCGCGATGCCACTCCGCGACGATGAAGGGACCGGTGCCGATCGGCTTGCTGTTGTACGCAACGCGGTTGAGATCGGGATATCGCGCGAGGAGATGTTTCGGGTAGACGGGGATCGGGACGGCGCCCATCGTGAGGAACGTGTTGACGAAAGGGGCGAACGCGCGCTTCAGATGGACGACGGCAGTGTAGCGATCGGGCGTGTCGATCGACGCAATCACGTCGTAGCCCTGGCGCGAGCCGACGTTGTTGTTCGGGTTCATCACCGCGTGCCAGGAAAACGCGACGTCGCCGGCAGTGAACGGCGCACCGTCCTGCCATTGCACGCCGCGGCGCAGACGGTACGTGATCGTGCGTCCGTCCTTCGCGATCCCGCCGTTGGCGAGGGTCGGCTCGACGGCCGCAAGTTCGGGGACGAGCACGTTGCGATCGCTCAGGTTGAACAGATAGCCCGCCCAGAACATCGACAGGTCGACGCTGACCTGGTACGCGCTGACCAGCGGACTGAGCGAATCGGGATCGTTCAAGCTCGCGAAGCGCAGGACGCCCGGCTTCGTCCACGGATGGCGCGCGTGGAGGCCGCTCGCCGGCGCCGTACTCGCGCCGGGCGGCGGCGCCAGCGCGCGATCGACCGGCTGTCCGCAGCCCGAGAGCACAAGGATCGACGCAAGGAACGCAACCCAGCAGCGCTTCACGCAGGGCAGGTTCGCGCTTGCTCGACCGGCTACTGCCGTGCCTATTCCGCTTCGGGCGAGACCGCGAGCAGCGCCAGGTCGTCGATGATCCGGCCGCGCGTGAACCGCGCGACGTGCGCCAGGATCGTGTCGGCGAAGCGTTGCGGGTCCGACGAATCCGCCTCCGCGAGCCAGCGTGCCAGCGTCTCGGCGCCGACAAACTGCCGCTCGGGCGAGCGCGCCTCGGTCAGGCCGTCGGTGGCGAGGATCAGCATTTCGCCCGGCGCGAGACGCGTACGCGCGGCCGCGAACGGCAGGCCCAAGCCGACGATTCCCCCGGTCGGCGCGAGCATCACCACCTCCGCGGAGCGCCGGATCCAGCACGCTTCGTGTCCCGCGTTGGTGTAGGTCAGCGACGCGTCCCGCCGGTCGTGGATCCCCACGAAAAGCGAGACGAACGACTCCGGCGCCAAGTTCGCTTCGCGATACAGCACGTCGAAGCGGCGCACGATCTCGTCGGGCGCGAGCGACTCGCTCGCGAGCGCGCGCATCGCGTAGCGCACGAACGTCGTGTCGACTGCGGCCGTAAGCCCTTTGCCGCTGACGTCGGCGACGAGGATGAGGGTACGGTGGTCGTCGAGCCGGTACACGTCGTAGACGTCGCCGCCGACGCGCGCTCCGCGCGTCGCGGACCGGTACGCCGTCGCGACGCGTAGGTGCGGCGGCGTCACCAGACGCGCCGACGCGGCGTTCTGCAACGCCTCGACGACGCCGCGATCGCGGTCGAGCTCATGACGCATCTGCGCGATGATGGTGATGAAGAACAGCACTTCCAGCGCGATGACCGCCGTCGCGCCGATCGCGGCCGCCGTTGCGGTGCGGATCGTGCCGTCGCGGCGCGCGATCGCGGCCGCGTAGCGCTTGTCGAGGCTGTCGCGAATCGGAACGATGTCGGCGCGAAAGCGGTCGGTGAGTACTTTTCCTTCGACGGAGCGCCCGCGGTCGAGCGGCTTTCCGGCTGCGACAGGCTCGGCGATCTCGCGCAGCCAGGTCGCGTTGACCCGGCGCATGTCGTCCAGCGCCTGGTCCTCCGCACCGTGGCGCCCGTCGTCGCCCAGACACGATTGGAGCATCGCGAATTGTTCGCGCATCGCGCTGCGCGCCGCGGTGTACGGATCGAGAAACTCGGGCGCGCGCGTCGACGCGTAACCGCGGATCCCCGTCTCCTCGTCGACCTGGGCCTGCAGCGCCGCCGCGACCGCAAGCTGACCTTGGCGGATACGCGCCACGTCTTTGTTGATCGTCGTAAGGTTCCGGACGATCCCGAGTTCACCGACCAACGCGATCGAGAGAGCGATCGCGATCAGACCGAACAGCAGAATCACACCCCGGAACGAGAACAGCGTTCGGAGCATGGGGCCTCTGTCGTTATACGGAGCGCACGAGGCCTCCCGGTACCGAAGTCCTGGCCGGAGTCGCGCCGCTCACGATGTGATCAGCCGGCGAAGGCCTTTTCGCGCTTGCGCGCTTTGAGCCGCTCGCTTTCGTCGAGGATCCGCTTGCGCAGGCGGATCGACTGCGGCGTGACCTCGACGAGCTCGTCGTCCTCGATGAACTCGATCGCGCGCTCGAGCGACATCTCTTCGGCCGGCGGCATCCGGAAGTTCTCGTCGGTGCCGGCGGCGCGCATGTTGGTGAGCTTCTTCGCGCGCGCGACGTTGATCGCGACGTCCTTGTCGTCGTTGGCGCGGCCCACGATCATCCCTTCGTAGACCTCGACGCCGGGATCGACGAAGAAGCGTCCGCGCTGTTCGAGTCCCATGAGCGCGTACGCGGTCACGGTCCCGGTGTCGCTGGTGACGAGCGCCCCGTTGGAACGTCCGGGGATGTCGCCGGCCAGCGGCTGATGCGTGTAGTAGACGTGCGACATCACCGCGGTGCCGCGCGAGAGCGTCAGCAATTCGCCGCGCAGTCCGAAGATCGCGCGCGTCGGCATCGTGTACTCGAGGCGCCGCGTCTCGCCGACCGTGATCATGTTCGACATCTGCGCGCGACGCCGGCCGACCGATTCGATCACCGCCCCGGCGTAATCTTCGTGGACGTCGATCACCACGTACTCGACCGGCTCCATCTTCACGCCGTCCTTCTCGGTGATGATGACGCGCGGCTTGCTCACGGCCAGTTCGTAGCCTTCGCGGCGCATCGTTTCGATCAGGATCGAGAGATGGAGCTCGCCGCGGCCGCGCACTTCGAACGTGTCGGCCGACTCGGTGTCGGAGACGCGCAACGCGACGTTCGACTCGAGTTCGCGCATCAGCCGCTCGCGGATCTGGCGCGAGGTCAGATACTTCCCTTC is a genomic window containing:
- a CDS encoding PP2C family protein-serine/threonine phosphatase; translation: MLRTLFSFRGVILLFGLIAIALSIALVGELGIVRNLTTINKDVARIRQGQLAVAAALQAQVDEETGIRGYASTRAPEFLDPYTAARSAMREQFAMLQSCLGDDGRHGAEDQALDDMRRVNATWLREIAEPVAAGKPLDRGRSVEGKVLTDRFRADIVPIRDSLDKRYAAAIARRDGTIRTATAAAIGATAVIALEVLFFITIIAQMRHELDRDRGVVEALQNAASARLVTPPHLRVATAYRSATRGARVGGDVYDVYRLDDHRTLILVADVSGKGLTAAVDTTFVRYAMRALASESLAPDEIVRRFDVLYREANLAPESFVSLFVGIHDRRDASLTYTNAGHEACWIRRSAEVVMLAPTGGIVGLGLPFAAARTRLAPGEMLILATDGLTEARSPERQFVGAETLARWLAEADSSDPQRFADTILAHVARFTRGRIIDDLALLAVSPEAE
- a CDS encoding patatin-like phospholipase family protein produces the protein MRSESERALRRALVLTGGAARGVYAAGVLESLLAAESFDIVCGSSVGALNGLPVALDRPDLLKTLWRSIAGAHVLRTAEPLASLLAVRRHPVRGLLRTLSALGRLKELRSMLGFYDQTPMRELLRPYASVAAIKRTMIVGVTDLTRGGNASFALFRGDDAAERERAYFAAQADAHRLTDANVLDALCASSALPGAFAPVSVTLEDGTPAQFADGGLSNNAPIRQAIDAGADHVTVILLQHSGLQYRDRRVPTLGHLAATVHDIVAEHILELELKFARAVNEQVHHGSAPEGKRFVDLRVIGPTVPLRLASLAFGRQADIDRVFELGAADGLAAVETARRLGASSAPAALTSGDRDGES
- a CDS encoding peptide ABC transporter substrate-binding protein, which encodes MKRCWVAFLASILVLSGCGQPVDRALAPPPGASTAPASGLHARHPWTKPGVLRFASLNDPDSLSPLVSAYQVSVDLSMFWAGYLFNLSDRNVLVPELAAVEPTLANGGIAKDGRTITYRLRRGVQWQDGAPFTAGDVAFSWHAVMNPNNNVGSRQGYDVIASIDTPDRYTAVVHLKRAFAPFVNTFLTMGAVPIPVYPKHLLARYPDLNRVAYNSKPIGTGPFIVAEWHRGQMLRMTANPHYWRGRPKLSEIQYRAIPDENTLATSLRTHEIDLWYNASSTNYPIASHIEGTHVILTPFAQYSRLGFNTKRPVMSDPAVRRAIAYATDRKTLIDKITFGVNLLGEGDQPSFSWAHARGLRSIPYDPAQARAILDRAGWKLGSDGIRSKNGRRLRVEIASTTGSATAARLAVLAQSAWRDVGIDAEVKTYASALMFSSFGEGGIVQTGKYDVEFSSWVAGADPDDSALYLCSEWPPHGYNTFRYCNREVDAQEAIALGTFDRAARAKAYTRIQHIVTAELPEFTMWFSRRFDIANDDLQGYAPASAVTTFWNTWNYAI